The Scatophagus argus isolate fScaArg1 chromosome 20, fScaArg1.pri, whole genome shotgun sequence genome window below encodes:
- the sppl3 gene encoding signal peptide peptidase-like 3 isoform X1 — protein MAEQGYSSWAYSLVDSSQVSTFLISILLIVYGSFRSLNMDCENQEKDKDGNTTTTGAFNNSNTNNSIQTIDSTQALFLPIGASVSLLVMFFFFDSVQVVFTICTAVLATIAFAFLLLPMCQYLTRPCSPQNKISFGCCGRFTLAELLSFSLSVMLVLIWVLTGHWLLMDALAMGLCVAMIAFVRLPSLKVSCLLLSGLLIYDVFWVFFSAYIFNSNVMVKVATQPAENPIDVLSRKLHLGPGMGRDVPRLSLPGKLVFPSSTGSHFSMLGIGDIVMPGLLLCFVLRYDNYKKQANGEVPGPGNMSGRMQRVSYFHCTLIGYFVGLLTATVASRIHRAAQPALLYLVPFTLLPLLTMAYLKGDLRRMWSEPFHAKTSSSRFLEV, from the exons ATGGCGGAACAGGGCTACTCATCTTG GGCATACTCCCTAGTTGACTCCAGCCAGGTGTCCACCTTCCTCATCTCCATCCTTCTCATCGTCTATGGCAGCTTCAG GTCATTAAACATGGATTGTGAGAACCAGGAGAAGGATAAAGATGGTAACACCACGACAACGGGGGCTTTcaataacagcaacacaaacaaca GTATTCAGACTATAGACTCCACACAGGCCCTGTTCCTGCCCATAGGAGCCTCTGTGTCACTGCTagtcatgtttttcttcttcgaCTCGGTACAGGTGGTCTTCACCATCTGCACTGCAG TTCTTGCAACAATCGCATTCGCATTCCTCTTGTTGCCAATGTGCCAGTATCTGACCAGACCCTGCTCCCCACAGAACAA GATTTCATTTGGCTGCTGTGGGCGTTTCACTCTGGCTGAGCTCctgtccttctccctctccGTCATGTTGGTGCTCATCTGGGTGCTGACCGGACACTGGCTCCTCATGGACG CTTTGGCCATGGGCTTGTGTGTCGCCATGATAGCCTTCGTGCGGCTTCCCAGTCTGAAGGTGTCttgcctgctgctgtcaggactGCTCATTTATGATGTGTTCTGG GTGTTCTTCTCTGCCTACATTTTCAATAGTAATGTGATGGTCAAAGTTGCCACCCAACCTGCTGAAAATCCCATAGACGTTCTGTCCAGGAAGCTCCACTTGGGGCCAGGGATGGGCCGTGACGTCCCCCGTCTCTCCTTACCTGGCAAACTGGTCTTTCCCAG TTCCACAGGAAGTCACTTCTCAATGCTGGGAATAGGAGACATCGTGATGCCGGGGCTGCTTTTATGCTTCGTCTTGCGCTATGACAACTACAAGAAGCAAGCAAATGGGGAAGTCCCGGGGCCTGGTAACATGTCCGGACGCATGCAGCGCGTCTCCTATTTCCACTGCACTCTAATCGGATACTTTGTGG GTCTGCTGACTGCCACCGTGGCCTCCAGGATCCATCGTGCTGCTCAGCCCGCTCTGCTCTACCTGGTGcccttcaccctgctgcctctGCTCACTATGGCCTACCTGAAG GGGGATTTGCGGCGCATGTGGTCCGAACCTTTCCACGCCAAGACCAGCAGCTCCCGCTTCTTGGAGGTATGA
- the sppl3 gene encoding signal peptide peptidase-like 3 isoform X2, with the protein MLPAYSLVDSSQVSTFLISILLIVYGSFRSLNMDCENQEKDKDGNTTTTGAFNNSNTNNSIQTIDSTQALFLPIGASVSLLVMFFFFDSVQVVFTICTAVLATIAFAFLLLPMCQYLTRPCSPQNKISFGCCGRFTLAELLSFSLSVMLVLIWVLTGHWLLMDALAMGLCVAMIAFVRLPSLKVSCLLLSGLLIYDVFWVFFSAYIFNSNVMVKVATQPAENPIDVLSRKLHLGPGMGRDVPRLSLPGKLVFPSSTGSHFSMLGIGDIVMPGLLLCFVLRYDNYKKQANGEVPGPGNMSGRMQRVSYFHCTLIGYFVGLLTATVASRIHRAAQPALLYLVPFTLLPLLTMAYLKGDLRRMWSEPFHAKTSSSRFLEV; encoded by the exons ATGCTACC GGCATACTCCCTAGTTGACTCCAGCCAGGTGTCCACCTTCCTCATCTCCATCCTTCTCATCGTCTATGGCAGCTTCAG GTCATTAAACATGGATTGTGAGAACCAGGAGAAGGATAAAGATGGTAACACCACGACAACGGGGGCTTTcaataacagcaacacaaacaaca GTATTCAGACTATAGACTCCACACAGGCCCTGTTCCTGCCCATAGGAGCCTCTGTGTCACTGCTagtcatgtttttcttcttcgaCTCGGTACAGGTGGTCTTCACCATCTGCACTGCAG TTCTTGCAACAATCGCATTCGCATTCCTCTTGTTGCCAATGTGCCAGTATCTGACCAGACCCTGCTCCCCACAGAACAA GATTTCATTTGGCTGCTGTGGGCGTTTCACTCTGGCTGAGCTCctgtccttctccctctccGTCATGTTGGTGCTCATCTGGGTGCTGACCGGACACTGGCTCCTCATGGACG CTTTGGCCATGGGCTTGTGTGTCGCCATGATAGCCTTCGTGCGGCTTCCCAGTCTGAAGGTGTCttgcctgctgctgtcaggactGCTCATTTATGATGTGTTCTGG GTGTTCTTCTCTGCCTACATTTTCAATAGTAATGTGATGGTCAAAGTTGCCACCCAACCTGCTGAAAATCCCATAGACGTTCTGTCCAGGAAGCTCCACTTGGGGCCAGGGATGGGCCGTGACGTCCCCCGTCTCTCCTTACCTGGCAAACTGGTCTTTCCCAG TTCCACAGGAAGTCACTTCTCAATGCTGGGAATAGGAGACATCGTGATGCCGGGGCTGCTTTTATGCTTCGTCTTGCGCTATGACAACTACAAGAAGCAAGCAAATGGGGAAGTCCCGGGGCCTGGTAACATGTCCGGACGCATGCAGCGCGTCTCCTATTTCCACTGCACTCTAATCGGATACTTTGTGG GTCTGCTGACTGCCACCGTGGCCTCCAGGATCCATCGTGCTGCTCAGCCCGCTCTGCTCTACCTGGTGcccttcaccctgctgcctctGCTCACTATGGCCTACCTGAAG GGGGATTTGCGGCGCATGTGGTCCGAACCTTTCCACGCCAAGACCAGCAGCTCCCGCTTCTTGGAGGTATGA
- the sppl3 gene encoding signal peptide peptidase-like 3 isoform X3: MDCENQEKDKDGNTTTTGAFNNSNTNNSIQTIDSTQALFLPIGASVSLLVMFFFFDSVQVVFTICTAVLATIAFAFLLLPMCQYLTRPCSPQNKISFGCCGRFTLAELLSFSLSVMLVLIWVLTGHWLLMDALAMGLCVAMIAFVRLPSLKVSCLLLSGLLIYDVFWVFFSAYIFNSNVMVKVATQPAENPIDVLSRKLHLGPGMGRDVPRLSLPGKLVFPSSTGSHFSMLGIGDIVMPGLLLCFVLRYDNYKKQANGEVPGPGNMSGRMQRVSYFHCTLIGYFVGLLTATVASRIHRAAQPALLYLVPFTLLPLLTMAYLKGDLRRMWSEPFHAKTSSSRFLEV, encoded by the exons ATGGATTGTGAGAACCAGGAGAAGGATAAAGATGGTAACACCACGACAACGGGGGCTTTcaataacagcaacacaaacaaca GTATTCAGACTATAGACTCCACACAGGCCCTGTTCCTGCCCATAGGAGCCTCTGTGTCACTGCTagtcatgtttttcttcttcgaCTCGGTACAGGTGGTCTTCACCATCTGCACTGCAG TTCTTGCAACAATCGCATTCGCATTCCTCTTGTTGCCAATGTGCCAGTATCTGACCAGACCCTGCTCCCCACAGAACAA GATTTCATTTGGCTGCTGTGGGCGTTTCACTCTGGCTGAGCTCctgtccttctccctctccGTCATGTTGGTGCTCATCTGGGTGCTGACCGGACACTGGCTCCTCATGGACG CTTTGGCCATGGGCTTGTGTGTCGCCATGATAGCCTTCGTGCGGCTTCCCAGTCTGAAGGTGTCttgcctgctgctgtcaggactGCTCATTTATGATGTGTTCTGG GTGTTCTTCTCTGCCTACATTTTCAATAGTAATGTGATGGTCAAAGTTGCCACCCAACCTGCTGAAAATCCCATAGACGTTCTGTCCAGGAAGCTCCACTTGGGGCCAGGGATGGGCCGTGACGTCCCCCGTCTCTCCTTACCTGGCAAACTGGTCTTTCCCAG TTCCACAGGAAGTCACTTCTCAATGCTGGGAATAGGAGACATCGTGATGCCGGGGCTGCTTTTATGCTTCGTCTTGCGCTATGACAACTACAAGAAGCAAGCAAATGGGGAAGTCCCGGGGCCTGGTAACATGTCCGGACGCATGCAGCGCGTCTCCTATTTCCACTGCACTCTAATCGGATACTTTGTGG GTCTGCTGACTGCCACCGTGGCCTCCAGGATCCATCGTGCTGCTCAGCCCGCTCTGCTCTACCTGGTGcccttcaccctgctgcctctGCTCACTATGGCCTACCTGAAG GGGGATTTGCGGCGCATGTGGTCCGAACCTTTCCACGCCAAGACCAGCAGCTCCCGCTTCTTGGAGGTATGA